In Halictus rubicundus isolate RS-2024b chromosome 1, iyHalRubi1_principal, whole genome shotgun sequence, the sequence ccaccgatccggaggtgtagaatcacgctacgatggtcgtgacatagaatttttatacaccctgtacagtcgcgccggaaagtatgttgacaccttttcaagcggaacaACTTTTTTAagattggtccaaatgacttgaatctttttttagATGTTGGACCGACTAgttgctagagaatgactaaacaaatgtttttttagattgcaattggttggaatgataaataaactaaaaaattatgttttttcaTCTGATCTTATGACGATAATTTTTCAACAAACGTTTCCAGATGAgagtttaagggtgaaagtctcagattttcgcccttatgtgatcatcttgaaacgtttgtagctcattggaacattgaccgatttttatgaaattttcagtatgcatataagttatcGTCATAAGATCAGAtgaaaaaacataatttttcaatttatttgtcattccaaccaattgcaatctaaaaaaaaacatttgtttagtcattccCTAGCAAGCTAGTCGGTCCAACATCTAAAAAAAGATTCGAGTCATTTGGACCGatcttaaaaaagttattccgcttgaaaaggtgtcaacatactttccgGCGCGAGTGTGTTTTGGATCTGCGAAGGCTATTTCCactaaaaataaataatgtcacgtatacaaaaattgaaaattgcataaacatccgcagtctaataacgatacagcaatttttagtggcgcctcacagtcgccattcgagtgctaagggttaatagcatGACCGACACAAAGGAAACTGTTTTTGGAAACTCTGTTCCGGACAAACGTCGGaatggcgcacagtgggcaatttggacgaaatcggattcaaaatcaaagaactttcgatacaAATGAGGTGgggcgatgaaactttttttaaattaaagctgaaactttgtagaatatgggaaaaatagggagattattaccatccaatcatttcaacgaaaaaatgacttcattagtttttgtcacaaaaatctattttttgcaaaatcctgaggtcgtagacaaattttgagaccagatttgaaatcagcgtgaaaaaatctatgggaaatgatgtatagcatgttaaaaaaaatttttttccgtgcgtggtattggaaaaaccataattttctttaaattatgcaagtttaacgaatgttctcaaggttaaaaaacgttcgtaccataatctccctatttttcccatattctacaaagtttcagctctacctcatttctatcgaaagttctttgattttgaatccgatttcgtccaaattgcccactgtgtggCGTCGCTTTATTTTTCGGGGTTTAGTTTTCTCGCGACCGAGATTCGATCGCCGGTTCTCAGAGTAGAATGAAAGGTCTGTGGGTCGTCGTCACGGTAGACTTGATTCGCGATTCCTCTTCTAGCCGTGACACGTTCCAGCGTTCGAGGTCTCGACAGAGATAACTGGATGGGGCGTGAACCGACGAGATCGCAGACACGCGAACCGCCATCGATATCGACGGAAACGCGCGTCGGCGGATACGTTTCAAGGAGATCCCGTGGCAAACGCGCGCGGGCCTTTCTCACGACAGAAACAATACTTTTATTCTCGACCGTCTGTCGTGCTCGTTAGAAGTCCCGTGTTTTCAAGGTTTCCGGCGGTAGGTGTGCTCCAGGGAAACCTGCGCAACGCCTCCAACGTCGTCAATGAAACGAGTACACGGTGACGTTGCTAAAAGCCTCTGGCTTCGAGATAGAAACGTCTTCGATCACCCTATTCCGACAGGAAGTGGGAAACTGTATGTCCTATGAGCAACGTTTACAAGCGACCCTTCCGGACGTTTCTGAACCCGTTTGTTCTACCTTCAGCAAAGTCGAAGGTAGAAACGACTTCGTGAACCCTATTTTTCGACGAATTCCGAGCGAAACGAATCGTTCCAATCGGATCTTGGACGTTTGTTCGATCGAGATCGAGGATCTAGGCTTGCGTTAGACCGGAAGGAAACCGTGCGCTCGATCGGAGAGTGCGTGCGCGAGGACGATATCGCGGCGGCAGGATCAGAATCAGGATCGTGGCCGAGGAGGCAACGTCCTGGAGCAGCGATCGCGTGGAGTTTCGACGTCGATACTGCTCGGTGCCCTAATAAACCTCCACTGGTCCGGGACTCGAGGATTACGGGTTCTTTTATAGTCGGACGTGCGCCCGGTCTGAAAAGAAACTGGTTAACGTCGCTCGCGGCCCTCGTCTTGACAGGACAGGCCAAGGTCTTCCGGATTTGGGCGTAGCTATCGCGCGAGCCGGATCTTCAATCTTTTCTATCTCTCTCGATCGATCAGCCGTCCGTCGACGCGTCAAAACAGCAGAGCTGGCGGAGTATAAACGacgtaaaaaaataaaaaaaaaaaaaaacaaccggCGTATGAaaaaacgaaaagaaacaaACACGAAGCTGAAAGCGCGGCGGGTTTTATCGATAGATCGTTAGCGGTTTCTTCGGCGGGGAGAGCGGCGATTTACGAAATCGTCGACCTTGCTACGAAATTGCTCGGCAAGCGTGGTTGACAAAGAGAAGAAAAGAGTGCAGAGACGGAACAACGGACCGGAGAGAGCTAGAGACAGGGAACGGCGAGGGGAGTGTTAGACCTCGTGGACAGGTTCTGAAAAGAACAATCGAGAATTAATGCGCGAGCCTGtccaaagaaaatttgcaatccaggcaatttctatttcgcacgGATATCCATGGTGGTCCGATCATTACAGAATACTTCGTTTTTGAATTTCCGCTCGGCTAGGAGTGCACGCCAGCTCGATTTCGCAAGCTACCGATCGATGTTGCGCATCGCAACGTTCGCGTCGGCTAGGCTTGCTTAGGCCCGATGCTCGTCGGTATGcgatgcgtcgcgacgcgcctcGAAGTGGTAGCGGGTGGGCGTTGAAATGGTTCACTAATTGTTACGCAATTGTGTTCTGCCGCTCGAAGTAAACACGATGTATAACGTAACGTCATCTGTATTGGCATTAGCATCGACGAACCGCGCGCGTGGAGAGAGATAGGTACTCGTTACGTTATCGTGGAAATAAGGAGACCGAACTACCGGATGGGGATCGCGTTTATTAATCAACGCTCTGTCAATACGTTAATTAAGTGGCGTTATCTCTAAATGCGAGGGTTGATCGCCCGTTATAGACTAGTCGATAGGGGACCGATCCGATGCACTGCGCGTTATCTAAGAACAAAGTTCTCCGATCTAATAATTCGTCGGGCAGCAGGCGTTAGCCAAACATCCACCACGATCAAGGTTCCCCGTATCCGGCGAACGATATCGAAAGGTCGGTGGCGGGCCGGTTCGGCGAGCCTTACGTACACCGTCGTCCAAAAGTCTCGGGTCACCTGCACCATGTCTCTAACAGCGAACCATATTTCATCCTGCTTGCGACTAGCAATGAGCATTGAGCACGTGACAAAGTATCGATCCTCAATGATAGTTTCTCAGAAGCCTCGATCCTTTATATGAGTACATCTTGGACGGGTTTGTTATCGATACTATGACTATCCTGTGATGTCGACCGATAACAACCGAAATTTGATGtctatgactagactgcggatctttgtgcatttatggcttccgaaaattttcaaaaaatgctattttataaaaattccatagaatttagtacgatttttatttatttcggatCTACTAAGGTCACTACCActcaaaattagattttatttgtatccactttcctaaaatttgcttacaaaaattgaaaattgcataaacatcctcaGTCCATCTATGACAGATATGAGCGTGGTGTCTGTCTTTCTCGTGATTTTCAAGCAGTTCTGTGCTCGAATACGCGATCTCTATCATTCTGTTTAAAATATTGCCACACCCACGGTCTTTTCTTTGCAGACATTTTCTTCCTGCTTTCGTTCGTTACGTGAAATCTACGTGAATATCACTGATTGACACCGGCTCGAAAGTATCGATACAATCAGTACTACTTGGTATCATTTCGGCTCGCACTGGTGTCACAGATCAATTAAAAGTTCCTTATCTTTTGATACACATCGATACACCCAAACAAGTACTTAAGTACTGCATTGTTTGTCACGAGAAATACTTATATCACGCCCGTCACTACTTGCGACATCTTCTCGATTGACGATCGTAGTTAAGGTGTTTCGAACAAGACGGATAAAATCGATCGAACCAAAAATTTTGTCGTAATCACGACACGCTGTAACGAGTCCAGCACGGCTGATATCGATAGGAATGCCATCATACCGTACAAGACGAAGGAACTGTTGGTTGAATTAATCCTTTGCGGTCGTTTTAACTTTATACGTAGGTGTCATGTTGGTCGGAGTTAATTTTCGTTGAACGAACAGTAATACATAATATGCAAGATTATGAAGGAAAAAcaacatttattaattcttttttaaactttagatatatgtaacagaacaatatgtttcaattttatgttatgtaaaaactatattttatatttttctcgtcaacttaatataatataagatcaaTATGGTTCTTTGCTGTGGTGGCTGAGAGCAGACGTACGACTGAAACGGTAAGAAAGCTTTGATGGCTGAGAGTAGACGTACGACCACAAACGGTTGAAAATGGAACGAATAGATAAACCAAACGATTAACGAGTCAACAACGATCGGATCGGTTGTTCGAAAAGCGAGCCAGCACTTTTGAGCAGCGATGTAAACGAAGGCCGGTGCGAACTTGCCGCGAAGGTGCGGACACGACGCGACCGACGGCGAGGAGAAGGGTGAGGAGGAAGAGGGGTCGAAGGGCCGTTCGAGTACGTTGCACGCGGATCCTTGCTCGCCCGGTCGATCGGTTCATCGTCCTTGACAATGTACGTCCACGGGCgaggaacgaaacgaaacgaaacgaaacgaaacgaaacgaaacgaaacgaaaggaATCGAAGGGAAGCGAGGCGTATCGGTCGGATGAGACCCTGAACCGTACGTTGTACTTGTCGAAGAATAAGAGGGAAGTGGTAGAGCGTTGCGCAGGCAAGCAGACAACGAGCGTTGTCCCAGGACGCGGAGGAATCGGGGTCGGTGGTGGCGAAACCAAACGAAACGGACAACGATACAGTGATCGCGTTTCGGGTGGGAGAGGTCAGTCTCGGGCTGGCGGAGGAATAAAAGGCGCGGCGAGTTCGACGGTAGAGCATCATTCGTCTCTCAGCGACCACAGCTGCCTAGTACGAAGCTTTTGTTCTCTCGTTGAACCAACTCGACCCAACCAACCGCAACCATGTACAAATTCGTGGCTCTGTTCGCTCTGTTCGCTTGCGCTCTCAGCGCACCAGCTCCCGAGCCAGCGCCCGGCTTCCTGGCCGCTCCGGCAGCGTTCCACGCCGCCCCGGTGGTCGCCGCAGCTCCGCTTGCCGTCGCACACACCGTCCCGGTCGCCACCAGCTACGCCAACACCTACAAAGTCAGCGTGAAGAGCCCgctgatcgccacggccccgtaCTACGCCGCCGCTCCCATCGCCACCGCTGCCGTCGTCAAGACTCACGCTCCTCtggtcgccgccgcgccggctgcCGCCGTCTACGCTCACGCCCCGGTCGTCGCCGCCGGATACACCCTCTGAGCAACATCACCACCAACACCCGACCGGCCTACCGTTCCACCATGAACAACGAGCCGCTCTAGTCGACCCTTGATCTGCTCTCCGAAAAACACCTCGGCGTCGATGCTCGCGTCACCGACCAAACACGGTCGCGACGCGATCGTCTAACCTTCGACAATAAATTTTATCGATACTCAGCTCAAACTATACGTCTATTCTTCTCTTCGTTCGTtccttctcttcctcctccGCCTGCTCTCGTATTCCATCTCTACAAAAGTTACCCACCATTCTTCGGATTTACTGTTACCTTGAACCCCTCTCCCCCCTCCGTAACTATTAGAATCTGACGCAGTCGCATAGTATAAGGACCATACGCATTTATAGAAATGTATAACGATCACTTGAGGAGGAGGAGTTGGTCTCTACTGCGACCGTCGAATTCTAATTAGTAGATGCGGAGGGAGAGCGAGATCTAGAGCGAGGTGTACCACTGTCGCCTCTAGAGTGCCGATTTTACAAATTTTGCGTAGAGTACGTCCCATATTATTAAACAACGCAGGACATGTATTTCTATGCTTTGTTCTCGTCGCCAATGCTTATCGTTTTCTCACAGTTCTAACATAAACGTACCTTTGGTTTCAAAACAAGGCTAGCACTTGAAAGAAATTAGAAGGTGTTAGGAGACTATCTCGAGACCTCTGGCGAGAGAATCAGCCTGTACAACCGAAGGTAAGCCGGGAAAATGAAGAATCATCGAGGGTTTCTCTGTCGGAACCTGTCGTTCGAAACACCAAACACGCCGATTGTTTAATAACCGTGTTGGTCTTGAGCAACGTCGGATCACGGTGGACCGCTACTACGACTCCGGACGGATTTCAGTAGAACGGGTCGCCGCGAAACAAGTAGAGACGCCCAGCCACGAACAGACAGCTTATTCCATATGCATGTGTGTACAGCTAAATTGGCCATGCTCGAGCAACTTCTTTTCCCTAAGACTTATCTCTGTCCTGGAATAACCTCGGCGATACCTGTTGCGCCACTAATCTGTCGcgtattcattaaaatttctcgAGCAGCATTAATAGAATGATCGTTGCGCCGGACGCTTATCGGAAGAGGCAACGGTTCTCGCTAAACCAGTTCCTACCACGAAATCGTGCTAGCTAAGAGCAACCCGCAGGAAATGGATTTTTCATTGATCAAAGAGCTAGCTATCCTATTTTACAGAAATCGTCGATGTAATTTATACAGCTTTGGAAATCGGGATTAAGCCGGGAAATCTTTTCTGGACGGCTTGCTCGGGGCCGCGCTCGCGTAGGGACGAAGTACTTAGCGGCTCCGGGAACCGGTTATAATCATCCCGCTCGATTTTTGTCGTCCGAACCGGTACGCCCTTGCCTCCTCTTCGCGGGCAGCAGCAAGTCCGCGAGGAAAAAATCGACGGGAGCGTGTTTCCACGCTCGCGATTTATAACACGGAATCTGTGAAATAATCGGCTACGTTCATCGCGAAATTTCATGGGCGAAAAAAGGATGGCCAAAGAATGTCCTCTCCCCAAAACTCGATGCTCCCCGGCAGAACCGGCCTCTTCCGAGGTTACGGCAGGGAGCACTGTCCGGGATGAACTTTTGTTTTTTGCGGCGCCGCGCCGAAACGATCGCCGAATCCTGTTTTTCGACGGTGGACGGGGTCGGTCCCCGGGGCGGAGGAGACTGGATACAAGCGCCTTTTGGAATTTTCTGTCGCGTTCCGGCACACGGGGGACACAGGGTGGAGCGAAGTTATGGGGCGATAAGTCCCGCCCCGCGGTCCCCGGGACGAACAGCGATGCGCAGGGACTGGTGGTCCCAGCAACGAGGACGAGTTTCCTTTTTacgacgccgcgccggcagGATCTCTATAAGTACCGGCCGGCTCGCGGCGATCCTCGACTCAGAAATAGTGGTGCGATTTGAGAGGTTCTCGCAGAATTCAACGAAACGAAATCGCCATGTACGCCTACGTGAGTACTCTTCGAGATAGCATTCGCGTCGTCTTCAAGGAAGGAATCCTATTTGTACGCCCGTTTCTCTGTTCCCGCGGTTTCGCAGATTCTTCTAGTTGCTGTGCTCGGTTCGGCCACCGCCGCTCCGCTGGCCTCGCAGGTCAAACCGGAGGCGAAACCCCAGGAGGCTCCGGCAGCAGCCCCGTTACTGCTCAAGGATGCTAATGCCGAAGCAGCTGCTCCCTTGCTCTCCGAAGCTTCGGGTTCTGCACCCGCAGCCGCACCCGCAGCCGCAGACGCAGCCGAGCCTGCACTTGGAGCTCCCGAAGCTGCAGCTTCCGCTGCGTTAGCGGACGGTGCACCCAGTGGCCTCAAGGCTGGCGTCCCGTCTCCGAAGGCTCTTTCCCTCATCTCCGAGATCAGGAGCCCGCTGATCGCGCCCGTCATCGCGCCGGTCGCCACGCCGATCCTCACCACTCGTCAGGTTCGTAACATTCTTCGCAATTCTTTGCCGTGATACCTGTTCCACCTTAGAACTGTCGTTTTTCCCCTACAACCGAGGCAAAATTCCCTCGTGGTCGCTGGGGAGGATCTTCTTTGGACACCTACCCCTTTCTTGGGTCGCAAAAACGGTCCATTTTGTTCTGCGATCTAGAATTTCATACCGTTGTACATACATCGAAACGTCTGACAGCTGCCGTATATAGTTCAGAAACTTTCAATCGCATTAAACTGCATAGTCTGTGGCAcagagactgcggatttttatgcgaaataaaattttgcctGTGTAAGGTGCAATGTACAGGAGCTACCCAGTTAGCTAAATTGCGCAATGTTTGTATCACACTTTGCCAGCAAAAGGTTTgtccatttggtaccaaaccctgctccgAGCAGAATTTGTCCctattttgtatgaatttgAATTAGCCAAAGGCGGAAACAGATAGATCGGGATTTGAgtgcaaatttttcaaatttcaaatgtcacATTGGGGCCAAAACTTGGCTtccttatagagggcaggtcggccgtactaagtaaaaaaaaatcggagtaaaccttgctgtaggaggcaaaatagaatttttgatTTAAActtgtaaattatataattttaagtttcatatattttcaataatttaattccgttcTCCCTCCTACGAGCAAGGTTTAATCTTAGAACAAGCTTAGGTTCGCTCTCAGCGCGACCGACCTGCTCTCcataacgaagccaaggtttggcttcgATTTGGTCTGGATTTGGCATGAAATTTTGGccgcaaactttgcactcaaatgcCGAGCCTactgcggaaacagatggatcggaatttgtagaGAAATTTTGGTGGAAAAttcatagaaaattgtttaccgAGTATACAGACTATTTCTGTTCTCGACCACTTTATAAAGCTGAAAAATACAATGATACTGTTAAATTCCTTAACGCTTTTAATGCGTTTCGTATTTGATTTAcagatttttgtcataaacacgTAAAATCGAAAACATGTTAAACACAAAACCCGTTCTCCAGTGGATCCTCCATTTCAGATAGTATCGAGAAACGGGTTACGGTCAGCATTTCCGTAGCACCGTTTCTATCCTTATCGCTAAAAGCATAACACCGTTTATATGAGAAAGCATAAGGAGAAGCTGCGAATTCCTAGCTACAATTTGTTTGATCCCGTGGATCATTTTGGGGGAATCGACAGTGATATTGTAATGGGACGTATAATATTTTTTCGAGAATGATAAAAGGAACTCCATTCGCAAGTTACAACGTAAGGGATCATTTGGAACAGACTCGTTGACCGAAGCTTGGTTCGTTTCGATTGCAGGTCGCACCGTTCATTTACACCGCCCCGGCGTTCGCTTCTTTGGAACTGGCAGCGGCACCTTCCACCTACTCCATCGAACAACACGGCTATCGCATTACCTACTGACTTGGCGAATCGGCAGCGATCGGTGTTCCCGTTCGCTCCGCGCGGTAACAACACGTCCTCGCGCGCTGATCCAGCAGATCCAGAACCATCCGTGTATCAGCTGCCAGACCACGGCTTCTCCGCTCACC encodes:
- the LOC143365190 gene encoding uncharacterized protein LOC143365190 codes for the protein MYKFVALFALFACALSAPAPEPAPGFLAAPAAFHAAPVVAAAPLAVAHTVPVATSYANTYKVSVKSPLIATAPYYAAAPIATAAVVKTHAPLVAAAPAAAVYAHAPVVAAGYTL